The region CCCGGAGGAATCCCTTAGAATTATCACTGCTTCGGCTAATGATTCTAACAAAAATCGATTTTTGAGGTATGAAATGCCACTCGAACCCAGAGCTAGCTGGTTCTCCCCGAAATGCGTTGAGGCGCAGCAGTTGACCGGACATCTAGGGGTAAAGCACTGTTTCGGTGCCATCTTGAGTGCTTGTCTGCCAAAATGCAATAAAATGTTACAAGGAAATTTCTCCTCCAATAGCTAGCTAAAAGCAGTCAGCAACTATCATttctaataattatttttagatCCATGATTCTTTATCTTTCCAGATGCAAACCAGTTGATGCACTAATTGAGGATCAATTGTTCATAAATATACATACTCATAATTGGCAACAATACCTTATTAATAATCAATCTCATCCTGCAAAATTAGACTGCTTAATATTCAGAAAGAAAAAGGGAAGGAGGTATCACTTTGATCTAGTTTGAACACTACATCGAAGATAAAATAAGGTGTTTCAAAGTCTTAGAAATGCATAACTTTGTTACTTATAAACCACTAATCTTAAAGATCTCAAGAGAACCTTTATCGAAGTCTCTAGACTGATCTTTTAgatacatttatttattttacatgtAAAGAAAAGCAAAAAAACAGAACGGAAATAGCTTTGCCACCGTCGATCTAGAACCCAGTTCTGGGAACAAAAGTTGCGAGATGACGGAGCAGACTTAAACCATTTATTGTATTCATTAGGATAGACCTCTTGCAGTATGATTCACTTCTTCTTCTGGGCAGCCTTGGTGACCTTGGCTCCAGTAGGATCCTTCTTCTCCACGCTCTTGATGACTCCCACAGCCACGGTTTGACGCATGTCCCTGACAGCAAAACGACCAAGTGGAGGATACTCGGAGAAAGTTTCAACCACCATGGGCTTGGTAGGAATCATCTTAACCAAACCAGAATCACCATTCTTCAAGAATTTGGGGTCCTTCTCAAGCTCCTTTCCGGATCGTCTATCAATCTTGGTCAGAAGTTGCGCAAACTTGACCGCAATGTGGGAGGTGTGGCAATCAAGAACAGGGGCATAGCCATTGCCAATCTGGCCAGGGTGGTTCATGATGATAACCTGGGAGGTGAAGTTAGCAGCCTCCTTGGCAGGATCATCCTTGGAGTTTGAAGCAACAAACCCACGCTTGAGATCCTTGACTGCAACATTCTTAACATTGAATCCCACATTGTCACCGGGAAGGGCCTCTTGGAGAGCTTCATGGTGCATCTCCACAGACTTAACTTCAGTTGTGAGCCCAGTTGGGGCAAAAGTCACCACCATTCCAGGTTTAATGGAACCCGTCTCAACTCGCCCCACGGGCACAGTTCCAATTCCTCCAATCATGTAGACATCCTGAAGGGGTAATCGGAGGGGCTTGTCTGATGGCCTCTTTGGCTCATTGATCTGGTCAAGAGCCTCAAGAAGGGTTGGACCTTTGTACCAGTCAAGGCTTGTAGACCTCTCAATCATATTGTCTCCCTCAAAACCGGAGATAGGAACAAAAGGAATCTTGTCTGGGTTGTACCCAACCTTCTTTAAGTAGGAAGAGACTTCCTTCACGATTTCATCGTACCTAGCCTTCGAGTACTTGGGAGTGGTGGCGTCCATCTTGTTACAGCAGCAAATCATCTGCCTCACACCAAGAGTGAAAGCAAGGAGAGCATGCTCACGAGTCTGTCCATCCTTGGAGATACCAGCTTCGAAACCGCCAGTAGTGGAATCAATGATAAGGACAGCACAATCAGCTTGGGATGTTCCAGTAATCATGTTCTTGATGAAATCCCTGTGTCCAGGGGCATCAATGACTGTGCAGTAGTACTTGGTCGTCTCGAACTTCCACAGTGCAATATCAATGGTGATTCCTCTTTCACGCTCAGCCTTGAGCTTGTCAAGCACCCAAGCGTACTTGAATGACCTCTTGTTCATCTCAGCAGCTTCTTTCTCAAACCTCTCGATTACACGCTTGTCAATACCTCCAAGCTTGTAGATCAAGTGGCCGGTGGTCGTCGACTTGCCAGAGTCGACATGGCCAATCACCACAATGTTAATGTGAAACTTTTCCTTACCCATCTCTCTGCCTGAGTCTTAAAAcaaaaaagatatatatatatatatatatatatatatatatatatatatatatatatctgattGAGAGAGAATGAGTGTGGAGAAGAGTTCGTAGTAGGAGTTATTTTATAATATGACATATTTTCAAGAATTCAACTCCAACGGTATGACATTTTCGAAGAGGTTCACTTCATACTAGTCTCTGCCTTGGAGTGCAAGAATTCAACATGACAGTTTCAAAGAAGCTGGTTCATACTAGTCTCTGCCTTGGAGTCCAAGAATTTAGCTCCAATAATTAATCTTCTTCCAACAATTAATAAATATTCAAATATTGCCAATAAATATCCTCCTAGTCCTAGTTTCCGTTGTTTCCACCTGAAGTTCAATACATCTAATTCCAAGTGCAAATCAAGAAATTCCAACCTTATTTATGTATGTAACATTCCTCGGGTTCAGTCTAGAGTTTACACTACAAGACAGTCATTTTAGCATTAAAGATTCGGAGATGAGGAAGAAGGTGATAGATTAGGTGAAAGAGAGTGGGTAACGAGTTGAGAGAAATTATTGAtttcaaaatattaattaaaatgaaattaCATGAATAAATTAATCACGAACAAAGAGATGGTGTTTTTGTCATAACAAAAAAGAGGTTGAATGctactccttcacaaaatctaGTCGGAGTATCATAGCAAATCCCACACACACACATGAGCATCCTAATATATGATCCATCCTAAGTATACCTCCTCTTCAATAAGATACCAAACCACTTGATTTCTTTAGTAAAACTAAGCTCTTACGCTGAAAGCCATTATGGTGCCCAAAGACACCATGCGTCCTCCCCATCAAATTGGTTAGCTTACTTAAGACCAGCCTCATGGTTGCATAAACAAATCCATACTTACCTAAAGAACCCTCCATCTCACTTAATAAACACACAAGTACATACATACATGTCTGTTCCACATTCCAAGGTTTCAAAATTTCAAGCTTGAAACAGAGATGAGCGACTTTCATTTTACTAGTGGTCTGGGAAGACAATCTATAAATATCTCCTGAAAATTGTGCTTTGATTGCAATCAGATTGAGTCATCTGTTATCAGGATACCTATTTCCTTAACCTCCCAGAAGTTTGATTTATATTAGAAATGAAAATCTTAACAAGAGACCAGGCAGATAAAAACTagaaataggataacaatgtttCAGTAGAGAATATCATATTACTCGGGACAACAAACTTCCAACAGAATCTGGTTAAAGCTTTCTGTCAGACTATGGAAGCAAAAACTACGATCATAAGCAGGGTGCACAGAATGATGTATTCTTTTAGGGAACATCTCAAAAATACAGGAAGAAGTTTTGGCGCCACACAAGctctaataattaataatttgttACAGAAGTTCTTACTAGAAACTTGAAGCAGACAGAATACAGCTATTGTATTAGCAAGAAAACTAGTTGGTATTTGGAATTCAAAACATAAACAACATCATAAGCAAGAAACAGAGACAAAGACTTCAATTACACTACATATACGCATACCATCCATTTGTTTATGCACTCAAACAACCTAAGGAGAGGTATGCCTCCCATTCAGAAAGCAACCAGGTGAAGTAAATTGTACCATTGTACAATAAATATACAACAGAAAGGTCCTGCTCACAATTGAGATACAACATTTAGTACTTAATGAGTACCTTTAGGGCACTAGCATTTGCCTAAAACAAATTGAGCATCCAATTGAGCTATTGTGAACATATTTCAGGATAGGTCACAGTTACCTCTGCTTCAATAAGAGACCAAACCGCGTGCTTTGTCTAGCAAAACCAAGCTCTCAGCATAGTAACCAGAATAAAGATACCATGTGAACTCCTCTCCTCC is a window of Lotus japonicus ecotype B-129 chromosome 5, LjGifu_v1.2 DNA encoding:
- the LOC130718907 gene encoding elongation factor 1-alpha-like; amino-acid sequence: MGKEKFHINIVVIGHVDSGKSTTTGHLIYKLGGIDKRVIERFEKEAAEMNKRSFKYAWVLDKLKAERERGITIDIALWKFETTKYYCTVIDAPGHRDFIKNMITGTSQADCAVLIIDSTTGGFEAGISKDGQTREHALLAFTLGVRQMICCCNKMDATTPKYSKARYDEIVKEVSSYLKKVGYNPDKIPFVPISGFEGDNMIERSTSLDWYKGPTLLEALDQINEPKRPSDKPLRLPLQDVYMIGGIGTVPVGRVETGSIKPGMVVTFAPTGLTTEVKSVEMHHEALQEALPGDNVGFNVKNVAVKDLKRGFVASNSKDDPAKEAANFTSQVIIMNHPGQIGNGYAPVLDCHTSHIAVKFAQLLTKIDRRSGKELEKDPKFLKNGDSGLVKMIPTKPMVVETFSEYPPLGRFAVRDMRQTVAVGVIKSVEKKDPTGAKVTKAAQKKK